In one Sulfitobacter sp. LCG007 genomic region, the following are encoded:
- a CDS encoding tetratricopeptide repeat protein — MIRTLKSSAAVLTLGLSLAAPAGAQSVAGPYLAARAAAMQSDYQEAAEYYTRALAHDRTNPALMESSVVALVGLGQLDRALPIAQALEEQGVESQVTDMVLSAAHIRNGEFEALLEGRGDSKGIGPLVDGLVQAWAHVGLGEMDKAREVFGRLGEEVGISGFASFHEALALASQGQYEEAEAIFAADSNGALVQSRRGAFTHVELLSQLGRNDEALALLTTVFPEGADPEVEDVTARLETGETLPFTQVTSVQDGFAEIFSSIAAALRSEAGPEYTLLYGQVARNLRPDHIDAILLVADIFESLQQYEQAIATYKMVPPDSPAYHAAELGRADALRQSDRAEAAIEVLEQLARSHGDLAVVQSSLGDLQRQQDHFADAVKSYDRAIELSGEDQAAWFLYYARGISHERMGAWDKAEADFRTALKFSPDQPQVLNYLGYSMVEKQEKLDEALGMIERAVAGSPDSGYIIDSLGWALYRLGRYEEAVPHMERAVELMAVDPVVNDHLGDVYWAVGRKREAEFQWQRALSFVDAGETDQDVDPARIRRKLDVGLDQVLADEGQPPLTIARD, encoded by the coding sequence GTGATCCGTACCCTGAAGTCATCCGCAGCCGTCCTGACGCTTGGCCTGTCGCTGGCAGCACCCGCGGGGGCCCAATCCGTGGCCGGGCCCTATCTTGCGGCCCGCGCCGCGGCGATGCAGAGCGACTATCAGGAAGCGGCCGAATATTACACGCGGGCGCTGGCGCATGACAGGACCAACCCGGCCCTGATGGAAAGCTCTGTCGTGGCGCTGGTCGGGCTCGGCCAGCTGGACCGGGCGCTGCCCATCGCGCAGGCGCTGGAAGAGCAGGGTGTCGAGAGCCAGGTCACCGACATGGTCCTGAGCGCGGCGCATATCCGCAACGGCGAGTTCGAGGCGCTTCTCGAGGGGCGCGGCGACAGCAAGGGGATCGGACCGCTTGTGGACGGCCTCGTCCAGGCATGGGCCCATGTCGGGCTGGGCGAGATGGACAAGGCGCGCGAGGTTTTCGGGCGTTTGGGAGAAGAAGTCGGCATCAGCGGTTTTGCGAGCTTCCACGAAGCGCTCGCGTTGGCGTCGCAGGGCCAGTACGAGGAAGCCGAGGCGATCTTTGCCGCCGACAGCAATGGCGCGCTCGTGCAATCGCGGCGCGGGGCGTTCACGCATGTGGAACTGCTGTCGCAACTGGGGCGCAACGACGAGGCGCTGGCGCTTCTGACCACCGTGTTCCCCGAAGGTGCTGACCCGGAAGTCGAGGATGTGACGGCGAGGCTGGAGACGGGCGAGACCCTCCCCTTCACCCAGGTGACCAGCGTTCAGGACGGGTTCGCCGAGATCTTCTCGTCCATCGCGGCGGCGCTGCGAAGCGAGGCCGGGCCGGAATATACCCTCCTCTACGGCCAGGTTGCGCGCAACCTGCGTCCCGATCATATCGATGCGATCCTGCTGGTTGCCGACATCTTCGAGTCGCTGCAGCAGTACGAGCAGGCCATCGCGACCTACAAGATGGTGCCGCCCGACAGCCCCGCCTACCACGCCGCCGAACTCGGCCGTGCCGATGCGCTGCGCCAGTCCGACCGGGCGGAAGCGGCGATCGAGGTGCTCGAGCAGCTGGCCCGCAGCCACGGCGACCTTGCGGTGGTTCAATCGTCGCTCGGGGATCTCCAGCGCCAGCAGGATCACTTCGCGGATGCCGTGAAGAGCTATGACAGGGCCATCGAACTAAGCGGCGAGGATCAGGCGGCCTGGTTCCTCTACTATGCGCGTGGCATCTCGCACGAGCGGATGGGCGCGTGGGACAAGGCCGAGGCCGATTTCCGCACCGCGCTCAAGTTCAGCCCGGATCAGCCCCAGGTACTGAATTACCTCGGGTATTCGATGGTCGAGAAGCAGGAGAAGCTCGACGAGGCGCTTGGCATGATTGAACGCGCCGTCGCGGGCAGCCCTGACAGCGGGTACATCATCGACAGCCTCGGCTGGGCGCTCTACCGGCTTGGGCGCTACGAAGAGGCGGTGCCGCACATGGAGCGCGCGGTCGAGCTCATGGCCGTGGATCCTGTCGTAAACGATCACCTCGGAGACGTGTACTGGGCGGTCGGCCGCAAGCGCGAGGCAGAATTCCAGTGGCAGCGCGCGCTGTCCTTCGTGGATGCGGGAGAAACCGATCAGGACGTCGATCCGGCACGCATCCGGCGCAAGCTCGACGTGGGCCTCGATCAGGTGCTGGCCGACGAAGGTCAGCCGCCGCTGACGATCGCGCGCGACTGA
- a CDS encoding 4-(cytidine 5'-diphospho)-2-C-methyl-D-erythritol kinase produces MSGPSARVFAPAKINLALHVTGRRADGYHLLDSLVVFADAGDEVCVEPAAETSLTLEGPESAWVPDGADNLALRAAALFDVPVSIRLSKHLPVASGIGGGSADAAAVLRGMLALQDARAVPDSSALLDLGADIPVCVECAPQRLEGIGEKLSPLAGLPPLFAVLVNPRKPVSTPAVFKALDSVDNPGMPAALPKFETPGALIEWLADQRNDLEAPACDLEPSVRLVLSELQDIHTCRLARMSGSGATCFGLFSDAAAAGLAATLLSGAYPDWWVRPVVLGDQAEASAARIS; encoded by the coding sequence GTGTCCGGCCCGAGCGCGAGGGTCTTCGCGCCCGCGAAGATAAATCTCGCCCTGCATGTGACGGGGCGGCGCGCGGACGGCTATCATCTTCTCGACAGTCTCGTTGTCTTCGCCGATGCCGGTGACGAGGTCTGTGTCGAACCGGCGGCGGAGACCTCGCTGACGCTGGAAGGACCCGAGTCCGCCTGGGTTCCGGACGGGGCTGACAATCTTGCCCTGCGCGCGGCTGCCCTTTTCGACGTCCCGGTATCGATCCGGCTGTCCAAGCATCTGCCGGTCGCATCGGGCATCGGTGGCGGGTCGGCGGATGCGGCAGCGGTCCTGCGCGGAATGCTCGCGCTGCAAGACGCCCGCGCGGTCCCTGACAGCTCCGCCTTGCTGGACCTCGGGGCCGACATACCGGTCTGTGTCGAATGCGCCCCGCAGCGCCTCGAGGGTATCGGCGAAAAGCTCAGTCCGCTGGCCGGGCTGCCGCCGCTCTTTGCCGTACTGGTGAATCCCCGCAAGCCGGTGTCGACACCCGCGGTCTTCAAGGCTCTGGACTCGGTGGACAATCCGGGGATGCCCGCCGCGCTGCCGAAGTTCGAGACGCCCGGCGCGCTGATCGAGTGGCTGGCGGATCAACGCAACGACCTCGAGGCTCCGGCCTGCGATCTGGAGCCTTCGGTCAGGCTTGTGCTGTCGGAGCTGCAGGACATCCACACCTGCCGTCTGGCACGGATGTCCGGATCCGGCGCGACCTGCTTCGGCCTCTTTTCCGACGCTGCCGCGGCGGGGCTTGCCGCGACCCTGCTTTCGGGCGCCTACCCGGACTGGTGGGTGCGCCCGGTGGTACTGGGCGATCAGGCAGAGGCGTCCGCGGCGCGGATCAGTTGA
- a CDS encoding polyprenyl synthetase family protein: MSSLAASKAIETSHSVSKPHDRLAAALRDDLGAVNELIRLRMASEHAPRIPEVTAHLVEAGGKRLRPMLTLASARLCGYEGSHHINLAATVEFIHTATLLHDDVVDESGQRRGRPTANLLWDNKSSVLVGDYLFARSFQLMVETGNLRVLDILSNAAATIAEGEVLQLTAAQDLGTDESVYLRIVRGKTAALFAAATEVGGVISGAPEEHVSALNAYGDALGIAFQIVDDLLDFQGDAKATGKNVGDDFRERKLTMPLIKAVARADAEERAFWVRTIEKGRQEDADLATAMALLERHRALEDTAVEARLWADRARTALSVLPDHPLRDMLLDLADYVVERIN; the protein is encoded by the coding sequence ATGTCGAGCCTCGCGGCGTCAAAGGCGATAGAGACCTCTCACAGTGTCAGCAAACCGCACGACCGGCTTGCCGCGGCCCTGCGCGACGATCTCGGCGCGGTCAACGAACTGATACGCCTGCGCATGGCGTCCGAGCACGCGCCGCGTATCCCCGAAGTCACCGCCCATCTCGTGGAAGCCGGCGGCAAGCGCCTGCGACCGATGCTGACCTTGGCCTCTGCACGGCTCTGCGGCTACGAGGGCAGCCATCACATCAACCTCGCCGCGACGGTCGAATTCATCCACACCGCGACACTGCTGCATGACGACGTGGTCGACGAAAGCGGCCAGCGCCGGGGACGTCCGACGGCGAACCTGCTCTGGGACAACAAGTCCTCGGTGCTTGTCGGGGACTATCTCTTTGCCCGCAGCTTCCAGTTGATGGTCGAGACCGGGAACCTGCGCGTGCTCGACATCCTGTCGAACGCCGCGGCCACGATCGCCGAGGGCGAGGTGTTGCAACTGACGGCGGCGCAGGACCTCGGTACCGACGAAAGCGTGTATCTCCGGATCGTCCGGGGCAAGACCGCCGCGCTGTTCGCCGCCGCGACCGAGGTCGGCGGGGTCATATCAGGGGCGCCGGAAGAGCATGTCAGCGCGTTGAACGCCTATGGCGACGCGTTGGGGATCGCCTTCCAGATCGTGGACGATCTGCTCGACTTTCAGGGGGATGCGAAGGCGACGGGCAAGAACGTCGGCGACGACTTCCGCGAGCGCAAGCTGACCATGCCGCTGATCAAGGCGGTCGCGCGGGCCGATGCCGAAGAGCGTGCCTTCTGGGTTCGCACGATCGAGAAGGGACGGCAGGAAGACGCGGACCTCGCGACCGCGATGGCCCTGCTCGAGCGGCATCGCGCGCTCGAGGATACGGCAGTCGAAGCGCGCCTCTGGGCCGATCGCGCCAGGACGGCACTCTCGGTGTTGCCGGACCATCCGCTGCGGGACATGCTGCTCGATCTGGCCGATTACGTGGTCGAGCGCATCAACTGA
- a CDS encoding DUF2007 domain-containing protein yields MKELLRSNDPTVIAFASALLQGEDIDCFEVDVNMSVLEGSIGILPRRLLVRAQDHAAALRVIEDNGIASGL; encoded by the coding sequence ATGAAGGAGCTTTTGCGCAGCAACGATCCCACTGTCATCGCCTTCGCCTCCGCTCTTCTTCAGGGGGAGGATATAGACTGCTTTGAGGTGGACGTAAACATGAGCGTACTCGAGGGAAGCATCGGAATTCTGCCCCGCAGGCTGCTGGTGCGCGCGCAGGATCATGCGGCCGCGCTGCGTGTCATCGAGGACAACGGCATCGCGAGCGGGCTGTGA
- a CDS encoding tRNA1(Val) (adenine(37)-N6)-methyltransferase: protein MSDGLSRDAFLGGRLQLWQPVAGYRAGIDSVLLAASVPAEPGQSVLELGCGAGAAVLCLAARVPELRLTGVELQPFYADLAERNGEGALEVVRADLSALPAALRQRQFDHVIANPPYFDRSAGHAARDAGRETAHGERTPIATWVEVAARRLAPRGRLHFIHRIERLPELVAAASGRLGSIEVLPLAGRSNRPAERFILRARKGGRAAFRLHPPRVLHAGPRHDGDRESYLPDIQDVLRNAAALAF, encoded by the coding sequence GTGAGCGACGGGCTGAGCAGGGACGCCTTTCTGGGCGGCCGGCTTCAGCTCTGGCAACCCGTGGCCGGCTATCGCGCCGGCATCGACAGCGTTCTGCTGGCGGCGAGCGTTCCCGCTGAACCCGGCCAATCGGTGCTGGAACTTGGCTGCGGCGCCGGTGCGGCCGTGCTCTGCCTCGCCGCGAGGGTGCCCGAGCTGCGCCTGACGGGTGTCGAGCTGCAGCCATTCTACGCCGATCTTGCCGAGCGCAACGGAGAGGGCGCGCTCGAGGTCGTCCGGGCAGACCTTTCCGCGCTGCCCGCCGCATTGCGTCAGAGACAGTTCGACCACGTGATCGCCAACCCTCCCTATTTCGACCGCTCCGCCGGTCATGCGGCCCGGGACGCGGGACGCGAGACGGCGCATGGCGAAAGGACGCCCATCGCGACATGGGTCGAGGTCGCCGCACGCCGGCTCGCCCCAAGGGGGCGCCTGCATTTCATCCACCGGATCGAGCGGCTTCCCGAACTCGTCGCGGCCGCTTCGGGAAGGTTGGGCAGCATCGAGGTGCTGCCGCTCGCGGGGCGGTCAAACCGGCCTGCGGAACGCTTCATCCTGCGCGCGCGCAAGGGGGGCCGCGCGGCGTTCCGTCTGCATCCTCCGCGCGTCCTGCATGCGGGTCCACGTCACGACGGTGATCGCGAAAGCTACCTTCCCGACATCCAGGATGTACTCAGAAATGCCGCAGCGCTGGCATTCTGA
- a CDS encoding YdcH family protein, translating to MNVSAHLDQLRRKHQHLSTAVEEAQRSPGTDDLMIADLKKQKLRVKEEIVRLSN from the coding sequence ATGAACGTTTCTGCGCATCTGGACCAACTGAGACGAAAGCATCAGCATCTCAGTACCGCCGTGGAAGAAGCTCAACGTTCCCCGGGGACAGATGATCTGATGATCGCTGACCTGAAGAAGCAGAAATTGCGTGTGAAGGAAGAAATCGTCCGACTGTCGAACTAG
- a CDS encoding DMT family transporter, giving the protein MTRARATTTGFAAVLLWALLALLTVGTDPAPPFLLNTVCFAIGGICGLVWAAVTGGLRQLRSVPLPVYLMGTAGLFGYHALYFSALRLAPAAEAGLIAYLWPLLIVVFSGLLPGERVRPGHLIGAMIGFGGAALIISGGSTGFQPHYASGYGLAFLCALTWSSYSVLSRRAGQAPTATVAVFCLAAAILSLPLHLALEETQWPVGTGGWLSLALLGLGPVGLAFFVWDIGVKQGDIQLLGTASYAAPLLSTLALVAAGIAAPSLSLALAALLITGGAVVAARASLSARD; this is encoded by the coding sequence GTGACCCGCGCGCGCGCAACGACGACGGGCTTCGCCGCCGTCCTTCTCTGGGCGCTGCTCGCGCTGCTGACCGTGGGGACCGATCCCGCGCCGCCGTTCCTGCTGAACACCGTCTGCTTCGCGATCGGCGGCATCTGCGGACTGGTATGGGCCGCCGTCACAGGGGGGCTGCGACAGCTTCGGTCGGTCCCCCTCCCCGTCTACCTGATGGGGACGGCGGGCCTCTTCGGCTACCACGCGCTCTATTTCTCGGCGCTCCGTCTCGCCCCGGCGGCCGAAGCCGGTCTGATCGCCTATCTCTGGCCGCTGCTGATCGTGGTCTTCTCGGGACTCCTGCCCGGAGAGCGGGTCCGCCCGGGCCACCTGATCGGTGCGATGATCGGCTTCGGCGGCGCGGCGCTGATCATCTCGGGAGGCAGCACGGGATTCCAGCCGCATTATGCGTCCGGCTACGGCCTCGCATTCCTCTGCGCGCTGACCTGGTCAAGCTATTCGGTCCTGTCCCGTCGCGCTGGCCAGGCGCCCACCGCGACAGTCGCGGTCTTCTGTCTGGCCGCGGCCATCCTGTCACTTCCCCTGCATCTCGCACTGGAAGAGACGCAATGGCCGGTCGGTACAGGCGGATGGCTCAGCCTCGCCCTCCTCGGTCTCGGGCCGGTCGGGCTGGCATTCTTTGTCTGGGACATCGGCGTGAAACAGGGCGACATCCAGCTACTTGGAACCGCGTCCTATGCGGCGCCTCTGCTGTCCACGCTGGCCCTTGTAGCGGCAGGCATCGCCGCTCCGAGCCTGTCGCTCGCGCTCGCGGCGCTACTGATCACCGGCGGGGCGGTCGTGGCCGCCCGCGCCAGCCTGTCGGCCAGAGACTAG
- the phbB gene encoding acetoacetyl-CoA reductase, which yields MSRVALVTGGSRGIGAAISRALKEAGHTVAATYAGNDEAAAAFTSETGISTYKWNAADYAESKAGIEKVEAEHGPIEIVVANAGITRDAPFHKMTPEQWKEVIDTNLTGVFNTIHPIWPGMRERKFGRVIVISSINGQKGQFAQVNYAATKAGDLGIVKSLAQEGARAGITANAICPGYIATDMVMAVPEKVREGIIAQIPAGRLGEPEEIARCVVFLASDDSGFINGSTISANGAQFFV from the coding sequence ATGTCTCGAGTTGCACTTGTCACAGGAGGCAGCCGAGGCATCGGCGCCGCCATTTCCAGGGCTCTCAAGGAAGCGGGTCATACGGTCGCGGCGACATATGCCGGCAATGACGAGGCGGCGGCCGCTTTCACGTCCGAAACCGGCATCAGCACCTACAAGTGGAACGCGGCCGACTACGCCGAGAGCAAGGCGGGAATCGAAAAGGTCGAGGCCGAACATGGGCCGATCGAGATCGTGGTGGCCAACGCCGGCATCACCCGCGACGCGCCGTTCCACAAGATGACGCCCGAACAATGGAAAGAGGTCATCGACACCAACCTGACCGGGGTCTTCAACACCATCCACCCGATCTGGCCGGGCATGCGTGAACGGAAGTTCGGCAGGGTGATCGTGATCTCCTCGATCAACGGCCAGAAGGGCCAGTTCGCCCAGGTCAATTACGCGGCGACAAAGGCGGGCGATCTGGGCATCGTCAAATCGCTTGCCCAGGAAGGCGCGCGTGCGGGCATTACCGCCAACGCGATCTGTCCCGGCTATATCGCCACGGACATGGTCATGGCCGTTCCAGAGAAGGTCCGCGAGGGCATCATCGCGCAGATCCCTGCAGGCCGGCTGGGAGAGCCGGAAGAGATCGCGCGCTGCGTGGTCTTTCTGGCCTCCGACGACTCGGGCTTCATCAACGGCTCGACGATCTCGGCGAACGGCGCGCAGTTCTTCGTCTGA
- a CDS encoding acetyl-CoA C-acetyltransferase, which yields MTNVVIASAARTAVGSFGGAFAGTPAHDLGSAVLEEVVKRAGIDKSEVSETILGQVLTAAQGQNPARQAHVNAGLPQESSAWSINQVCGSGLRAVALAAQHVQLGDATIVAAGGQENMTLSPHAANLRAGHKMGDMTYIDTMIRDGLWDAFNGYHMGQTAENVAQKWQISREQQDEFALASQNKAEAAQKAGRFQDEIVPFVVKTRRGETVVDADEYIRHGATIEAMQKLRPAFTKDGSVTAANASGINDGAAAVLVMSADDAEKRGIDPLARIVSYATAGLDPAIMGVGPIHASRKALEKAGWKPGDLDLVEANEAFAAQACAVNKDMGWDPAIVNVNGGAIAIGHPIGASGARVLNTLLFEMKRRNAKKGLATLCIGGGMGVAMCVERP from the coding sequence ATGACAAACGTCGTAATCGCATCCGCCGCCCGGACCGCCGTCGGCAGCTTCGGCGGCGCCTTCGCCGGCACCCCTGCCCATGACCTGGGGTCCGCCGTCCTCGAAGAAGTCGTGAAGCGGGCCGGAATCGACAAGTCCGAAGTCTCCGAGACGATCCTCGGCCAGGTCCTGACCGCCGCACAGGGACAGAACCCGGCACGCCAGGCGCATGTCAACGCCGGCCTGCCGCAGGAAAGTTCCGCCTGGTCGATCAACCAGGTCTGCGGATCGGGGCTGCGCGCGGTGGCCCTGGCCGCGCAGCATGTCCAGCTGGGCGATGCCACCATCGTCGCCGCCGGCGGACAGGAGAACATGACGCTTTCGCCCCATGCGGCGAACCTGCGCGCAGGCCACAAGATGGGCGACATGACCTATATCGACACCATGATCCGCGACGGACTGTGGGATGCCTTCAACGGCTACCACATGGGCCAGACCGCCGAGAACGTCGCGCAGAAATGGCAGATCAGCCGCGAACAGCAGGACGAATTCGCCCTCGCGTCCCAGAACAAGGCCGAGGCGGCGCAGAAGGCGGGTCGGTTCCAGGACGAGATCGTGCCTTTCGTGGTCAAGACACGTCGCGGCGAAACGGTCGTCGACGCCGACGAATACATCCGTCACGGCGCCACGATCGAAGCGATGCAGAAGTTGCGCCCCGCCTTCACCAAGGACGGCTCGGTCACAGCGGCCAATGCCTCGGGCATCAATGACGGCGCGGCGGCCGTGCTCGTGATGTCCGCGGATGACGCCGAGAAACGCGGCATCGACCCGCTTGCACGCATCGTCAGCTACGCGACCGCCGGGCTCGACCCGGCGATCATGGGCGTGGGGCCGATCCATGCCAGCCGCAAGGCGCTTGAAAAGGCCGGCTGGAAACCCGGGGACCTTGACCTTGTCGAGGCCAACGAGGCCTTCGCCGCACAGGCCTGCGCGGTGAACAAGGACATGGGATGGGACCCGGCGATCGTGAACGTGAACGGCGGCGCCATCGCCATCGGTCACCCCATCGGCGCATCCGGCGCGCGCGTCCTGAATACGCTGCTGTTCGAGATGAAGCGCCGGAACGCGAAGAAGGGTCTTGCCACGCTGTGCATCGGCGGCGGCATGGGTGTTGCAATGTGCGTCGAGCGTCCCTAA
- a CDS encoding EAL domain-containing protein, giving the protein MPAIAQIQYHTPAQDVRIAGFALSPRDIDLLDTVREAIASGRVGLDYQPVVMAGKPGRIAFHEALLRIRDVSGRVLPAAEFMPVAERTGLGRTLDVIALDQGLAALHATPDLRLAINISPRTIGNRDWERTLAVWMVRDATVAERLVVEITESSAMEAFEQVRDFMSRQQLNGVSFALDDFGAGHTALRHLRELRFDILKLDGQFARRVANDPDNRAIVEAIVGLARHFEMLTVAEWVESAEDAETLRALGVDCLQGYHFGGPVPRPEWSSRGPSNATF; this is encoded by the coding sequence ATGCCCGCAATCGCCCAGATCCAGTACCACACCCCCGCGCAGGACGTAAGGATCGCCGGATTCGCCCTTTCTCCCCGCGATATCGACCTGCTGGACACCGTCCGCGAGGCGATCGCCAGCGGGCGTGTCGGTCTCGACTACCAGCCCGTCGTCATGGCCGGCAAGCCTGGTCGGATCGCTTTCCACGAGGCTTTGCTGCGGATCCGCGACGTCTCGGGGCGTGTGCTGCCGGCGGCCGAGTTCATGCCGGTCGCGGAACGGACAGGCCTTGGCCGGACGCTCGACGTGATCGCGCTCGATCAGGGCCTCGCCGCCCTGCATGCGACGCCGGACCTGCGGCTTGCCATCAACATCTCGCCCCGCACCATCGGCAACCGCGACTGGGAGCGGACGCTTGCCGTCTGGATGGTCCGCGACGCAACGGTCGCAGAGCGGCTGGTGGTCGAGATCACGGAAAGCTCGGCAATGGAGGCCTTCGAGCAGGTGCGCGACTTCATGTCCCGCCAGCAACTGAATGGCGTAAGCTTTGCACTCGACGACTTCGGGGCGGGCCACACGGCACTTCGCCATCTGAGGGAACTTCGCTTCGACATCCTCAAGCTCGACGGCCAGTTCGCCCGGCGTGTTGCGAATGATCCCGACAACCGCGCCATCGTCGAGGCCATCGTCGGCCTTGCTCGCCATTTCGAGATGCTGACCGTCGCCGAATGGGTCGAATCCGCCGAGGATGCCGAGACGCTGCGCGCGCTTGGCGTGGATTGCCTTCAGGGCTACCACTTCGGCGGCCCCGTGCCGCGCCCGGAATGGTCTTCCAGGGGCCCGTCGAACGCAACGTTCTGA
- the rpsD gene encoding 30S ribosomal protein S4 has translation MTKRTAAKYKIDRRMGENIWGRPKSPVNRREYGPGQHGQRRKGKLSDFGIQLRAKQKLKGYYGDLTEKQFRRIYAEAERVKGDTGENLIGLLERRLDAVVYRAKFVPTVFAARQFVNHGHVKVNGQRVNIPSYRVKEGDVIEVRDKSKQMAAILEATQLPERDVPDYLEVDNSKLTATFVRTPHLGDVPYPVVMEPNLVVEFYAKN, from the coding sequence GTGACCAAACGCACCGCTGCCAAGTACAAGATCGACCGCCGCATGGGCGAAAACATCTGGGGCCGTCCGAAGTCCCCGGTCAACCGCCGCGAATACGGCCCCGGCCAGCATGGCCAGCGCCGCAAGGGCAAACTCAGCGACTTCGGCATCCAGCTGCGCGCCAAGCAGAAGCTCAAGGGCTACTATGGCGACCTCACCGAAAAGCAGTTCCGCCGCATCTACGCCGAAGCCGAGCGTGTGAAGGGCGACACCGGTGAGAACCTCATCGGGCTGCTCGAGCGCCGCCTCGACGCCGTGGTCTATCGCGCGAAATTCGTGCCGACCGTCTTCGCCGCGCGCCAGTTCGTGAACCACGGCCACGTCAAGGTGAACGGCCAGCGGGTCAACATCCCGTCCTACCGCGTGAAGGAAGGCGACGTCATCGAGGTCCGTGACAAATCCAAACAAATGGCCGCGATCCTCGAGGCGACCCAACTGCCCGAGCGCGACGTGCCGGATTACCTCGAGGTCGACAATTCCAAGCTCACCGCGACCTTCGTACGCACGCCTCATCTTGGTGACGTGCCGTATCCGGTGGTGATGGAACCGAACCTCGTGGTCGAATTCTACGCGAAGAACTAA